TTTCGGCGGGGCAGACGGACGCAAGATTTTAAATTTAAATCCGCGGCCCTGTTACGAAAAAAGGCTGTGCGGTAAAAAAATAAAAGAAAAAATATTTTTTAGGAGGACTAAAAAAATGGCAAAAGAAAAATTTGACAGGACGAAACCGCACGTAAACGTGGGAACGATAGGACACGTTGACCACGGCAAGACGA
This genomic window from Candidatus Goldiibacteriota bacterium HGW-Goldbacteria-1 contains:
- a CDS encoding elongation factor Tu, with product MAKEKFDRTKPHVNVGTIGHVDHGKT